Proteins from a single region of Ananas comosus cultivar F153 linkage group 3, ASM154086v1, whole genome shotgun sequence:
- the LOC109707636 gene encoding auxin response factor 18-like isoform X2 — protein MITFTDSPKEAMKETEKCLDPQLWHACAGGMVQMPPIHSKVYYFPQGHAEHAQGGPADPLGPSPSRVPPLILARVSAIKFMADPETDEVFARIRLVPVRPNEPDYGDHCEIGGNGDGPDAQEKPASFAKTLTQSDANNGGGFSVPRYCAETIFPRLDYSTDPPVQTVLAKDVHGVVWKFRHIYRGTPRRHLLTTGWSTFVNQKKLVAGDSIVFLRTENGDLCVGIRRAKRGVGAGPESPPGWNTPNGNCVSAYGNFSVFLREEESKLMRGPANGGNMNGGGGGSLRGKGRVRAESVVEAANLAASGQPFEVVYYPRASTPEFCVKAGAVRAAMRVQWCPGMRFKMAFETEDSSRISWFMGTISSVQVADPIRWPNSPWRLLQVTWDEPDLLQNVKRVSPWLVELVSNMPTIHLPPFSPPRKKLCVPQHPGGFPLEAQLQGPAFHGSPFGPVSSPLCCFPDSAPAGIQGARHAHLGLSISDLHLSKLQSSLFAAAPPARISTGLIVSNSPIRENISCLLTIGSPSQPTKKSVNGKTPQLVLFGQPILTEQQISLSNSADTASPGITKNSSSDGNPEKTVNVSDGSGSAVNQNGHAENSSCEELVAGHCKVFMDSEDVGRTLDLSVLGSYEELYRRLGDMFGIDRAELMSHVRYRDAAGAVKHTGDEPFR, from the exons ATGATCACATTCACTGATTCCCCAAAAGAAGCAATGAAGGAGACTGAGAAGTGCTTAGACCCCCAGCTCTGGCATGCCTGCGCCGGCGGCATGGTCCAGATGCCGCCTATCCACTCTAAGGTCTACTACTTTCCCCAGGGCCACGCCGAGCACGCGCAGGGCGGGCCCGCCGACCCCCTCGGCCCCTCCCCCTCCCGCGTGCCGCCCCTGATCCTCGCCCGCGTCTCCGCCATCAAATTCATGGCCGATCCCGAGACCGACGAGGTCTTCGCCAGGATCCGGCTCGTCCCCGTGCGGCCCAACGAGCCGGACTATGGCGATCACTGCGAAATTGGCGGGAACGGCGACGGCCCGGACGCTCAGGAGAAGCCCGCGTCGTTCGCGAAGACGCTGACCCAGTCGGACGCCAACAACGGCGGCGGATTCTCCGTCCCCCGGTACTGCGCGGAGACCATATTCCCGCGGCTGGACTACTCCACCGACCCGCCGGTTCAAACCGTGCTCGCCAAGGACGTGCACGGAGTTGTTTGGAAGTTTCGCCATATCTACAGAGGCACCCCTCGCCGCCACCTGCTCACGACCGGGTGGAGCACGTTTGTGAACCAGAAGAAGCTCGTCGCCGGAGATTCGATAGTGTTCTTGCGGACGGAGAATGGGGATTTGTGCGTCGGCATTAGACGGGCCAAAAGAGGGGTCGGTGCCGGCCCCGAGTCCCCGCCGGGGTGGAACACTCCCAACGGAAACTGCGTCTCAGCGTACGGAAACTTTTCGGTGTTTTTAAGGGAGGAGGAGAGTAAATTGATGAGGGGCCCCGCGAACGGCGGGAATATGAATGGCGGCGGTGGCGGGAGTCTGAGGGGGAAGGGGAGAGTGAGGGCCGAATCGGTTGTCGAAGCCGCTAATCTTGCGGCCAGTGGACAGCCTTTCGAGGTTGTGTACTATCCGCGGGCCAGCACCCCGGAGTTCTGCGTGAAGGCCGGGGCGGTGAGGGCCGCGATGAGGGTGCAGTGGTGTCCGGGGATGCGGTTTAAGATGGCCTTCGAGACGGAGGACTCGTCAAGGATCAGCTGGTTCATGGGGACCATTTCGTCCGTGCAGGTGGCCGATCCCATTCGATGGCCGAATTCGCCGTGGCGGTTGCTTCAG GTGACTTGGGACGAACCGGATCTGCTGCAGAACGTGAAGCGCGTGAGCCCGTGGCTCGTCGAGCTCGTCTCGAACATGCCCACCATCCATCTCCCGCCCTTCTCGCCGCCGAGAAAGAAACTGTGCGTCCCCCAACACCCCGGCGGCTTCCCCCTCGAAGCGCAGCTTCAGGGCCCGGCTTTCCACGGAAGCCCTTTCGGGCCCGTCAGCAGCCCTCTGTGCTGCTTCCCGGACAGCGCTCCTGCAGGCATACAGGGAGCCAGGCATGCTCATCTCGGTCTATCAATTTCAGACCTCCACCTCAGCAAGCTGCAGTCGAGCCTGTTCGCCGCCGCCCCGCCCGCGAGAATCTCCACGGGTCTCATCGTCAGCAATTCCCCGATCCGTGAAAACATTTCGTGCTTGCTAACTATCGGCTCCCCTTCTCAACCAACAAAGAAGTCGGTAAATGGGAAAACACCCCAACTAGTGCTTTTCGGACAGCCTATACTCACCGAACAACAGATTTCTCTGAGCAATTCTGCAGACACGGCTTCCCCGGGAATTACCAAGAACAGTTCGTCAGACGGGAATCctgagaagacggtgaacgtCTCGGATGGTTCCGGATCGGCCGTTAATCAGAACGGTCATGCAGAGAATTCGTCATGTGAAGAACTCGTCGCCGGGCACTGCAAGGTGTTCATGGACTCGGAGGATGTGGGCCGCACCCTCGATCTCTCTGTGTTGGGATCGTACGAAGAGTTGTACAGACGGCTAGGCGACATGTTCGGAATCGACAGAGCTGAATTGATGAGCCACGTGCGCTACCGCGACGCGGCGGGCGCAGTTAAACACACTGGAGATGAGCCTTTCAGGTAA
- the LOC109707636 gene encoding auxin response factor 18-like isoform X1, with translation MITFTDSPKEAMKETEKCLDPQLWHACAGGMVQMPPIHSKVYYFPQGHAEHAQGGPADPLGPSPSRVPPLILARVSAIKFMADPETDEVFARIRLVPVRPNEPDYGDHCEIGGNGDGPDAQEKPASFAKTLTQSDANNGGGFSVPRYCAETIFPRLDYSTDPPVQTVLAKDVHGVVWKFRHIYRGTPRRHLLTTGWSTFVNQKKLVAGDSIVFLRTENGDLCVGIRRAKRGVGAGPESPPGWNTPNGNCVSAYGNFSVFLREEESKLMRGPANGGNMNGGGGGSLRGKGRVRAESVVEAANLAASGQPFEVVYYPRASTPEFCVKAGAVRAAMRVQWCPGMRFKMAFETEDSSRISWFMGTISSVQVADPIRWPNSPWRLLQVTWDEPDLLQNVKRVSPWLVELVSNMPTIHLPPFSPPRKKLCVPQHPGGFPLEAQLQGPAFHGSPFGPVSSPLCCFPDSAPAGIQGARHAHLGLSISDLHLSKLQSSLFAAAPPARISTGLIVSNSPIRENISCLLTIGSPSQPTKKSVNGKTPQLVLFGQPILTEQQISLSNSADTASPGITKNSSSDGNPEKTVNVSDGSGSAVNQNGHAENSSCEELVAGHCKVFMDSEDVGRTLDLSVLGSYEELYRRLGDMFGIDRAELMSHVRYRDAAGAVKHTGDEPFSEFMRSARRLTIVTDAGSDNLGR, from the exons ATGATCACATTCACTGATTCCCCAAAAGAAGCAATGAAGGAGACTGAGAAGTGCTTAGACCCCCAGCTCTGGCATGCCTGCGCCGGCGGCATGGTCCAGATGCCGCCTATCCACTCTAAGGTCTACTACTTTCCCCAGGGCCACGCCGAGCACGCGCAGGGCGGGCCCGCCGACCCCCTCGGCCCCTCCCCCTCCCGCGTGCCGCCCCTGATCCTCGCCCGCGTCTCCGCCATCAAATTCATGGCCGATCCCGAGACCGACGAGGTCTTCGCCAGGATCCGGCTCGTCCCCGTGCGGCCCAACGAGCCGGACTATGGCGATCACTGCGAAATTGGCGGGAACGGCGACGGCCCGGACGCTCAGGAGAAGCCCGCGTCGTTCGCGAAGACGCTGACCCAGTCGGACGCCAACAACGGCGGCGGATTCTCCGTCCCCCGGTACTGCGCGGAGACCATATTCCCGCGGCTGGACTACTCCACCGACCCGCCGGTTCAAACCGTGCTCGCCAAGGACGTGCACGGAGTTGTTTGGAAGTTTCGCCATATCTACAGAGGCACCCCTCGCCGCCACCTGCTCACGACCGGGTGGAGCACGTTTGTGAACCAGAAGAAGCTCGTCGCCGGAGATTCGATAGTGTTCTTGCGGACGGAGAATGGGGATTTGTGCGTCGGCATTAGACGGGCCAAAAGAGGGGTCGGTGCCGGCCCCGAGTCCCCGCCGGGGTGGAACACTCCCAACGGAAACTGCGTCTCAGCGTACGGAAACTTTTCGGTGTTTTTAAGGGAGGAGGAGAGTAAATTGATGAGGGGCCCCGCGAACGGCGGGAATATGAATGGCGGCGGTGGCGGGAGTCTGAGGGGGAAGGGGAGAGTGAGGGCCGAATCGGTTGTCGAAGCCGCTAATCTTGCGGCCAGTGGACAGCCTTTCGAGGTTGTGTACTATCCGCGGGCCAGCACCCCGGAGTTCTGCGTGAAGGCCGGGGCGGTGAGGGCCGCGATGAGGGTGCAGTGGTGTCCGGGGATGCGGTTTAAGATGGCCTTCGAGACGGAGGACTCGTCAAGGATCAGCTGGTTCATGGGGACCATTTCGTCCGTGCAGGTGGCCGATCCCATTCGATGGCCGAATTCGCCGTGGCGGTTGCTTCAG GTGACTTGGGACGAACCGGATCTGCTGCAGAACGTGAAGCGCGTGAGCCCGTGGCTCGTCGAGCTCGTCTCGAACATGCCCACCATCCATCTCCCGCCCTTCTCGCCGCCGAGAAAGAAACTGTGCGTCCCCCAACACCCCGGCGGCTTCCCCCTCGAAGCGCAGCTTCAGGGCCCGGCTTTCCACGGAAGCCCTTTCGGGCCCGTCAGCAGCCCTCTGTGCTGCTTCCCGGACAGCGCTCCTGCAGGCATACAGGGAGCCAGGCATGCTCATCTCGGTCTATCAATTTCAGACCTCCACCTCAGCAAGCTGCAGTCGAGCCTGTTCGCCGCCGCCCCGCCCGCGAGAATCTCCACGGGTCTCATCGTCAGCAATTCCCCGATCCGTGAAAACATTTCGTGCTTGCTAACTATCGGCTCCCCTTCTCAACCAACAAAGAAGTCGGTAAATGGGAAAACACCCCAACTAGTGCTTTTCGGACAGCCTATACTCACCGAACAACAGATTTCTCTGAGCAATTCTGCAGACACGGCTTCCCCGGGAATTACCAAGAACAGTTCGTCAGACGGGAATCctgagaagacggtgaacgtCTCGGATGGTTCCGGATCGGCCGTTAATCAGAACGGTCATGCAGAGAATTCGTCATGTGAAGAACTCGTCGCCGGGCACTGCAAGGTGTTCATGGACTCGGAGGATGTGGGCCGCACCCTCGATCTCTCTGTGTTGGGATCGTACGAAGAGTTGTACAGACGGCTAGGCGACATGTTCGGAATCGACAGAGCTGAATTGATGAGCCACGTGCGCTACCGCGACGCGGCGGGCGCAGTTAAACACACTGGAGATGAGCCTTTCAG CGAGTTCATGAGATCGGCGCGGAGGCTGACGATAGTAACAGACGCCGGAAGCGATAACTTAGGGAGGTAG